The following coding sequences are from one Eublepharis macularius isolate TG4126 chromosome 19, MPM_Emac_v1.0, whole genome shotgun sequence window:
- the ODAD3 gene encoding outer dynein arm-docking complex subunit 3, with protein MPLDGLKPPVHEQILQLQNKIQLFEGDRKAFYENSQWNIKKNRETILRLRQENKKLRQKLADLLAGEEKIIKVAFQEHPCEQGSVRHKSAEGAIQVISHRLCEKINQLNNVKHQVEVRKRRLEELQLHYSTSAQEVHDFQELEEGNVEAAKTLRMLENRLEKTRFKTEEAERITGMYQKLKTHLQEENLHFQNKLDVLEAEISCLCHELGDLQSVNTDAQHARDTARDQLLTQEETIYRERKAREKKLKELKKLTEEKRVQNERAERRHSQKDPATFRTEELLREPQYTKAAILKTKQAMFTALEAFEKIRSATGVTDSDTVVARFVAQEKTFQQLEEMRTEKEEARIHLQEEKEALQLKFQNLKYSGETRLIRTQNLLKELQGHQQEEEARCKTTKAELDNVTQLLLNAKVGVEHLASKVQHIKLESGHFVSTQPDEKASDYVLDLLSQTEEKLLYVMKSLGDLDQNELLRRIEEVEFHSKMERKLPAYNTRVKLPMAQKADMYYDEEDSGEDDADVVTRAALKRQSQQIIEAKTKRHGRYRKKTGKQ; from the exons ATGCCCCTGGACGGCCTCAAGCCGCCCGTGCACGAGCAGATCTTGCAGCTGCAGAACAAGATCCAGCTCTTCG AAGGTGACCGGAAAGCCTTTTACGAGAACTCCCAATGGAACATCAAGAAGAACAGGGAGACAATATTGCGACTGAGGCAGGAGAATAAGAAACTGCGTCAGAAGCTGGCAGATCTCCTAGCG GGAGAGGAGAAAATCATCAAGGTTGCATTCCAAGAGCATCCCTGTGAACAAGGATCTGTGAGACATAAAAGCGCAGAG GGTGCCATTCAGGTCATCTCCCATCGGCTGTGTGAGAAAATCAATCAGTTAAATAACGTGAAGCATCAGGTGGAAGTGAGGAAGCGTAGACTGGAAGAGCTGCAGCTCCATTACAGCACAAGCGCACAAGAAGTCCATGATTTCCAAGAACTGGAAGAAGGGAACGTTGAAGCAGCCAAG ACTCTGCGTATGCTGGAGAACCGCCTTGAAAAGACACGGTTCAAGACTGAGGAGGCAGAACGAATCACCGGCATGTACCAGAAGTTGAAAACACACTTGCAG GAAGAAAACCTGCATTTCCAGAACAAACTCGATGTCCTGGAAGCGGAGATCTCCTGCCTGTGCCATGAACTCGGGGATCTGCAGAGTGTGAACACCGATGCCCAACATGCTCGTGATACCGCTAGG GATCAGCTCCTGACCCAAGAGGAAACCATTTACCGAGAACGGAAGGCCCGTGAGAAGAAACTGAAGGAACTAAAGAAGCTGACAGAGGAAAAGAGAGTCCAGAATGAGCGAGCcgaaagacgg CATTCACAGAAAGATCCTGCCACATTCAGGACTGAAGAGCTTCTCAGAGAACCCCAGTACACGAAAGCAGCCATCCTGAAAACCAAGCAAGCCATGTTCACTGCACTGGAGGCCTTTGAGAAGATCCGATCAGCCACTGGGGTCACTGACTCAGAT ACAGTTGTGGCCCGCTTTGTGGCCCAGGAAAAGACCTTCCAACAGCTGGAGGAAATGAGGACTGAGAAGGAAGAGGCGCGGATACACCTGCAGGAGGAGAAAGAGGCACTGCAGCTGAAATTCCAGAACCTCAAGTACTCTGGAGAGACCCGGCTGATCAG AACCCAGAACCTGCTGAAAGAGCTTCAGGGCCACCAGCAGGAAGAAGAGGCGAGGTGCAAGACAACCAAGGCCGAGCTGGATAATGTGACCCAGCTTCTGCTCAATGCCAAGGTGGGAGTGGAGCATTTGGCCTCCAAGGTGCAGCACATCAAGCTG gaaagtggccattttgtttcCACCCAGCCAGATGAGAAAGCCAGTGACTATGTGCTTGACCTCCTGAGCCAAACAGAAGAGAAGTTACTGTATGTGATGAAGTCCCTGGGGGATCTAGACCAGAACGAGCTGCTCCGGAGAATTGAAGAGGTGGAG TTCCACTCGAAGATGGAGAGGAAGCTGCCTGCCTACAACACCAGGGTCAAATTACCCATGGCTCAGAAAGCAGACATGTATTATG ATGAGGAGGACAGTGGGGAGGACGATGCCGATGTGGTGACACGCGCAGCCCTGAAGCGTCAGTCCCAGCAAATCATCGAAGCCAAGACGAAACGTCACGGCCGCTACAGGAAGAAGACTGGGAAGCAGTGA